The Bernardetia litoralis DSM 6794 genome includes a window with the following:
- a CDS encoding REP-associated tyrosine transposase, with the protein MSEYRKTYEGGLFFITLTVVGWIDVFTRKEYADILVGSLEFCKKEKQLAIFAYVIMPSHIHLIVRRNEGLLSDWLRDFKSHTAKKIIKEIENGGFESRKEWLLHMFKYYAKFQAQNSNYMFWQKSNHPTDLFTEKVIKQKIDYIHQNPVAANIVTEESYYHYSSANPLSPLKMNDED; encoded by the coding sequence ATGTCAGAATATAGAAAAACGTATGAAGGTGGATTATTTTTTATTACACTGACTGTTGTAGGTTGGATTGATGTTTTCACTCGCAAAGAATATGCTGATATACTTGTGGGAAGTTTAGAGTTTTGCAAGAAAGAAAAACAGTTAGCTATTTTTGCGTATGTAATTATGCCAAGTCATATTCATTTGATTGTTCGCAGAAATGAAGGTTTACTAAGTGATTGGCTTAGAGATTTTAAAAGTCATACAGCCAAAAAGATAATCAAAGAAATAGAAAATGGAGGTTTTGAAAGCCGAAAAGAATGGCTATTGCACATGTTCAAGTATTATGCAAAGTTTCAAGCTCAAAATAGCAACTATATGTTTTGGCAAAAATCAAATCACCCAACCGATTTATTTACAGAAAAAGTAATTAAACAAAAGATAGATTATATTCATCAAAACCCAGTCGCAGCAAATATAGTAACTGAAGAAAGTTATTATCATTACAGTAGTGCCAATCCATTATCGCCTTTAAAAATGAATGATGAAGATTGA
- a CDS encoding ABC transporter ATP-binding protein, whose protein sequence is MKELFALNKYFYRYKWHLLGGIFFVLLSCVFAIIPAQIVRYAFDLIANTIKMNDLFEGTAGQKQVMITFRNVVLLYGGIILLMAFIRGVFLFLQRQTIIVMSRLIEYDLKNDIYVHYQKLPLAFYRKNNTGDLMNRISEDVSQVRMYLGPAIMYTINMIGTAVLVISYMLTINVRLTLFALLPLPILSLSIYYVNNLINKRSILIQKSLSQMTTFVQEAFSGIRVLKAYNRENDFSKEFEGETKEYFDKSVDLVRVNSLFLPLIVGLIGLSTILTVYIGGIEVMKGTITTGNIAEFVIYVNLLTWPVASLGWVTSLTQRAAASQERINEFLNTKSEILSLKNKTTSINGEVTFENVTLVYPDSGIKALDNISFEIREGQTLAILGTTGSGKSTIANLICRMYDVTSGKILIDHTNIKDYEIQYLRSNVGYVPQEVFLFSDSIRNNIAFGFNENDFEENQIKEAARDADLLENIERFPEGFETMLGERGITLSGGQKQRVSIARAIIRNPKIMILDDSLSAVDTKTENAILQNMKRIMKNRTSIIISHRVSSAKLADYIIFLDEGKITEQGTHQELLKLGGLYTELYEKQLHEEVS, encoded by the coding sequence ATGAAAGAACTTTTTGCCTTAAATAAATATTTTTATCGTTACAAATGGCATCTTTTAGGTGGTATTTTTTTCGTGTTGTTGTCATGTGTTTTTGCTATTATTCCAGCTCAAATTGTGCGTTATGCTTTTGATTTAATAGCGAATACTATTAAAATGAATGACCTTTTCGAAGGAACAGCAGGACAAAAACAAGTAATGATTACATTTAGAAATGTAGTTTTGCTGTATGGAGGAATTATTTTATTGATGGCTTTTATTCGTGGTGTGTTTTTGTTTTTGCAACGCCAAACGATTATTGTCATGTCTAGGCTAATTGAGTATGATTTGAAAAATGATATTTATGTTCATTATCAAAAATTGCCTTTAGCTTTTTATAGAAAAAATAATACTGGTGACCTCATGAACCGTATTTCAGAAGATGTTTCACAAGTCAGAATGTATCTAGGTCCTGCTATTATGTACACCATTAATATGATTGGAACGGCTGTTTTGGTGATTTCTTATATGCTGACAATCAATGTACGACTTACACTTTTTGCACTTTTGCCTTTACCAATTCTTTCTCTGAGCATTTATTATGTCAATAATTTAATTAATAAACGTTCTATTTTGATACAAAAAAGTCTTTCCCAAATGACAACATTTGTTCAAGAAGCTTTTTCAGGAATTCGTGTTTTGAAAGCATACAACAGAGAAAATGATTTTTCAAAAGAATTTGAAGGAGAAACAAAAGAGTATTTTGATAAATCAGTTGATTTGGTGCGTGTAAATTCACTTTTTTTGCCTTTAATTGTTGGTTTGATTGGATTGAGTACTATTCTGACTGTTTATATTGGAGGAATTGAAGTGATGAAAGGCACAATTACAACAGGAAATATTGCTGAATTTGTGATTTATGTAAACCTTCTGACTTGGCCAGTGGCTTCTTTGGGTTGGGTTACTAGCCTTACACAACGTGCAGCAGCATCACAGGAGCGTATTAATGAATTTTTGAATACAAAAAGTGAAATTTTATCATTAAAAAATAAAACAACTTCAATAAATGGAGAGGTTACATTTGAAAATGTAACTTTGGTATATCCAGATTCTGGAATTAAAGCCCTAGATAATATATCTTTTGAGATTCGTGAAGGACAAACACTTGCTATTTTGGGAACAACAGGCTCAGGAAAAAGTACGATTGCAAATCTTATTTGTAGAATGTACGATGTAACCAGTGGCAAAATTTTGATAGACCACACAAATATAAAAGATTACGAAATTCAATATTTGCGCTCAAATGTGGGATATGTGCCACAAGAGGTGTTTTTATTTTCTGATTCTATTCGAAATAATATTGCTTTTGGATTTAATGAAAATGATTTTGAAGAAAATCAAATCAAAGAAGCTGCAAGAGATGCAGATCTTTTAGAAAACATAGAACGCTTTCCTGAAGGATTTGAAACAATGCTTGGAGAACGAGGAATTACACTTTCAGGAGGACAAAAACAGCGTGTAAGTATTGCAAGGGCAATTATTCGAAATCCAAAAATAATGATTTTGGATGATAGTCTTTCGGCTGTTGATACAAAAACAGAAAATGCAATTCTTCAAAATATGAAACGTATTATGAAAAATCGCACTTCTATTATTATTTCGCACCGTGTTTCTTCTGCTAAACTTGCTGATTATATTATTTTCTTAGACGAAGGTAAAATAACCGAACAAGGAACGCATCAAGAGCTTTTAAAATTAGGAGGACTTTATACAGAACTTTATGAAAAACAACTACATGAAGAGGTTTCTTAA